In Streptomyces sclerotialus, one genomic interval encodes:
- a CDS encoding AAA family ATPase, translating into MTAVTVGTEETRLVVLRGNSASGKSSVAAGLRERFGRGLAIVGQDNLRRVVLRERDRPKAANIGLINLTARYALNAGYHVVVEGILYADHYGGMLAQLRADHRGPTYGYYLDVPFTETLARHATKPISDTVGETQLREWYRPLDLLPGGSETVIGADSPLEQTIARIMLDTGLADLPARRN; encoded by the coding sequence GTGACTGCCGTGACAGTGGGCACCGAAGAAACCCGGCTGGTCGTCCTGCGCGGCAACAGCGCCTCGGGGAAGTCGTCCGTCGCGGCCGGCCTCCGTGAGAGGTTCGGCCGCGGTCTGGCCATCGTCGGCCAGGACAACCTCCGCCGCGTCGTCCTTCGCGAACGCGACCGTCCCAAGGCCGCGAACATCGGCTTGATCAACCTGACCGCCCGCTACGCCCTGAACGCCGGATACCACGTCGTCGTCGAGGGCATCCTCTACGCCGACCACTACGGCGGCATGCTTGCCCAGCTGCGTGCTGACCACCGCGGCCCGACCTACGGCTACTACCTCGATGTTCCGTTCACCGAAACCCTGGCCCGGCATGCCACCAAGCCGATCAGCGACACGGTCGGCGAGACGCAACTACGCGAGTGGTACCGACCGCTCGACCTGCTGCCCGGCGGTAGCGAAACCGTCATCGGAGCCGACAGTCCCCTGGAACAGACGATAGCCCGCATCATGCTCGACACCGGCCTCGCCGACCTCCCCGCACGGAGGAACTGA
- a CDS encoding TetR/AcrR family transcriptional regulator, with the protein MSGTESTRTGRSAAASGRPARADARRNRDSLLAAARDAFAASSDAVPLDAIARAAGVGIGTLYRHFPTREALVEAVYAAELDQVVSSAPTLLDELEPAAALRAWMSRYAEFFKIKRGMSDTLRAGWASGSIATPATRERITATIAMMLRSGAEAGSLRSDVDPEDVTMMLLGVFLSTTATDSPDKVDQLLDLIVDALRPCLSDH; encoded by the coding sequence TTGTCTGGAACCGAATCCACGCGCACCGGCCGCAGCGCAGCAGCGTCCGGCCGGCCTGCCCGCGCCGACGCACGGCGGAACCGCGACAGCCTCCTCGCCGCGGCCCGGGACGCCTTCGCCGCGTCCTCGGACGCCGTACCTCTGGATGCCATCGCCCGCGCGGCCGGCGTCGGCATCGGCACGCTGTACCGGCACTTCCCGACCCGCGAGGCGCTCGTGGAGGCCGTCTACGCCGCGGAACTCGACCAGGTCGTCTCCAGCGCACCGACACTCCTCGACGAACTGGAGCCCGCAGCCGCACTGCGCGCGTGGATGAGTCGATACGCGGAGTTCTTCAAGATCAAGCGCGGCATGTCCGACACACTGCGCGCGGGCTGGGCATCCGGCAGCATCGCCACGCCCGCAACGAGGGAACGCATCACAGCCACCATCGCCATGATGCTGCGCAGTGGCGCAGAGGCCGGCTCACTGCGCTCGGACGTCGATCCCGAGGACGTCACGATGATGCTGCTCGGCGTGTTCCTCTCGACCACGGCGACCGACTCGCCGGACAAGGTCGACCAGCTCCTGGACCTGATCGTCGACGCATTGCGTCCGTGCCTGTCCGACCATTGA
- a CDS encoding aldo/keto reductase, with protein sequence MASTARSPQTTASGAQRAGGSGRLAGRPVSRIGFGAMQLERLRSDRKAAITMLRRCIELGIDHIDTAQFYGHGFVNEVIREAVSAEDDVMVVSKVGAEPDPDGPLPLRLAQRPEQLRAGVEDNLRTLGMEQIPLVNLRRTDTGPGLRAEGDQDVALDDQLAVMTALRDEGKIGAIGLSSVSLDTLRSALPAGIACVQNAYSLVAREDEDMLRLCREEDIAWVPYFPLGGAFNGIPKVTDEPAVLTAARDLGATPAQVGLAWLLHHAPNVLLIPGTADPEHLEANVRAGAVTLDETTLSTLNAVPSRSGDITLG encoded by the coding sequence ATGGCTTCCACCGCCCGTTCTCCTCAGACCACCGCGTCCGGCGCGCAGCGCGCCGGCGGCTCGGGGCGGCTCGCGGGCCGCCCCGTCTCCCGAATCGGCTTCGGCGCGATGCAGCTGGAGCGCCTGCGCAGTGATCGCAAGGCAGCGATCACCATGCTGCGCCGCTGCATCGAGCTGGGAATCGACCACATCGACACTGCCCAGTTCTACGGCCACGGCTTCGTGAACGAGGTGATCCGCGAAGCCGTAAGCGCTGAGGACGACGTCATGGTGGTAAGCAAGGTCGGCGCCGAGCCCGATCCCGACGGCCCCCTTCCCCTCCGACTGGCACAACGCCCCGAACAACTGCGGGCCGGCGTCGAGGACAACCTGAGGACCCTGGGAATGGAACAGATCCCCCTGGTCAACCTCCGCCGTACGGACACCGGCCCTGGCCTGCGCGCCGAAGGGGACCAGGACGTCGCCCTGGATGACCAGCTCGCCGTGATGACCGCCTTGCGCGACGAAGGCAAGATCGGCGCGATCGGCCTCAGCAGTGTCTCCCTCGATACGCTGCGCAGCGCCCTGCCCGCGGGCATCGCTTGCGTGCAGAACGCCTACAGCCTCGTGGCCCGCGAGGACGAGGACATGCTTCGCCTGTGCCGTGAAGAAGACATCGCCTGGGTTCCGTACTTTCCGCTCGGCGGCGCCTTCAACGGAATACCGAAGGTGACCGACGAGCCCGCCGTCCTCACCGCCGCGCGTGACCTGGGCGCCACCCCCGCTCAGGTCGGACTGGCCTGGCTGCTCCACCACGCCCCGAACGTACTGCTCATCCCCGGCACCGCCGACCCCGAACACCTGGAGGCGAACGTGCGGGCCGGAGCAGTCACGCTCGACGAAACAACTCTCTCCACCCTGAACGCCGTCCCGTCCCGCTCAGGAGACATCACCCTCGGCTAG
- a CDS encoding DinB family protein: protein MTDSPTEPTPRSTLDLLRWQFDLTWSLFEYHLERLEPGDFLWEPAATCWTVRRTDDGTWVPDWAESEPDPVPVPTIAWLSWHIGWWWSVATDHAHGRAPRERSEVTWPGAGKPAIEWLRGLRVDWLAALDRFTDADLGSTAPFPWQNDPRHTISHMIAWVNAELMKNAAEIGQLRLQRAASRPSAPRTDG, encoded by the coding sequence GTGACTGACTCACCTACCGAGCCCACCCCCCGGTCCACACTCGATCTGCTGCGCTGGCAGTTCGACTTGACCTGGTCGCTGTTCGAGTACCACTTGGAAAGGCTCGAACCTGGCGACTTCCTGTGGGAACCCGCCGCAACCTGCTGGACGGTACGCCGGACCGACGACGGGACATGGGTGCCGGACTGGGCGGAAAGTGAGCCCGACCCCGTCCCTGTCCCGACTATCGCCTGGCTGAGCTGGCACATCGGCTGGTGGTGGAGCGTGGCCACGGACCACGCTCATGGCAGAGCGCCTCGGGAGCGGAGCGAGGTCACCTGGCCCGGCGCGGGCAAGCCGGCCATCGAGTGGCTACGCGGTCTACGCGTGGACTGGCTGGCGGCGCTGGACCGGTTCACCGATGCCGACCTGGGCTCAACTGCCCCGTTCCCGTGGCAGAACGATCCCCGACACACCATCTCGCACATGATCGCCTGGGTGAACGCCGAACTGATGAAGAACGCTGCGGAAATCGGCCAGCTCCGCCTTCAACGAGCTGCCAGCCGCCCGTCAGCCCCACGAACTGACGGCTAG
- a CDS encoding dienelactone hydrolase family protein, translating into MTTVTTRTVEYPADGVTMIGHLALPAGVDRRPAVLIGPEGPGLNDFQRRRADALAELGYVALAFDLHGGRWFTDPQEMLARVQPLLADPDRMRGIGHAALDVLRAEPRTDPDRIAAIGYGTGGAIALELGRDGVNLRAIGTVNALTTGRPGEAARIRCPVWAGVGSEDPIMPAEQRAAFAAEMQAAGVDWRLVVYGGALHAFHHPPVDQTVLPGVGYHPQHAQRAWRDIVALLAECLSVTE; encoded by the coding sequence ATGACGACGGTCACCACGCGCACGGTCGAATACCCGGCCGACGGCGTCACGATGATCGGGCACCTCGCGCTCCCCGCCGGTGTCGACCGCCGGCCCGCAGTCCTGATCGGGCCTGAGGGGCCGGGCCTGAACGACTTCCAGCGCCGCCGGGCCGACGCCCTCGCCGAACTCGGGTACGTGGCCCTGGCCTTCGACCTCCATGGCGGGCGTTGGTTCACCGATCCACAGGAAATGCTGGCGCGCGTGCAACCCCTGCTCGCCGACCCAGACCGGATGCGGGGCATCGGCCACGCGGCACTCGATGTGCTGCGTGCCGAACCGCGGACCGACCCCGACCGGATCGCAGCTATCGGCTACGGCACCGGGGGCGCCATCGCGCTGGAACTCGGGCGCGATGGCGTCAACCTACGCGCGATCGGGACAGTCAACGCACTGACTACGGGCCGACCGGGCGAGGCGGCGCGCATCCGTTGTCCCGTGTGGGCCGGGGTCGGCTCGGAGGACCCGATCATGCCCGCCGAGCAACGGGCCGCCTTCGCCGCCGAGATGCAGGCCGCGGGCGTCGACTGGCGCCTCGTGGTCTACGGCGGAGCCCTGCACGCCTTCCACCATCCGCCGGTCGACCAAACCGTGCTCCCCGGCGTCGGCTACCACCCGCAGCACGCACAGCGAGCCTGGCGCGACATCGTCGCCCTGCTCGCCGAGTGCCTCTCCGTAACGGAGTGA
- a CDS encoding GNAT family N-acetyltransferase codes for MTGLWTAAWPPAPIRTERLVLRESEARDRAAFIELFASPEVGTYIGGARPRAELERVVPEVPGRRPGLFVIDLDGAMIGMITLDRRDAGRPGHVRPDAGEVELGYVFLPEAWGCGYAAEACAAALGWFADALPSEPVVLCTQTANDRAMRLAAKLGFTEVQRFEEYGAEQWFGVWSSLAPSG; via the coding sequence ATGACCGGACTTTGGACTGCCGCTTGGCCGCCTGCCCCGATAAGGACCGAACGGCTCGTGCTCCGCGAGTCCGAGGCCCGAGACCGTGCGGCGTTCATCGAGCTGTTCGCATCACCAGAGGTGGGCACCTACATCGGTGGGGCTCGACCGCGTGCTGAGCTCGAGCGTGTGGTACCTGAGGTGCCCGGGCGGCGCCCTGGCCTTTTCGTGATCGATCTCGACGGAGCGATGATCGGCATGATTACGCTCGATCGGCGCGATGCGGGGCGTCCGGGTCATGTCCGTCCGGATGCCGGGGAGGTGGAGCTCGGTTACGTGTTCCTGCCGGAGGCGTGGGGATGTGGGTACGCCGCCGAGGCGTGCGCAGCGGCGCTCGGCTGGTTCGCAGACGCGCTCCCCAGCGAGCCGGTGGTGCTCTGCACTCAGACCGCCAACGACCGTGCGATGCGCCTCGCGGCAAAGCTGGGATTCACCGAGGTCCAGCGATTCGAGGAGTACGGCGCCGAGCAGTGGTTCGGCGTGTGGTCCTCGCTCGCGCCGTCCGGTTGA